A stretch of Metabacillus sp. FJAT-52054 DNA encodes these proteins:
- the dnaN gene encoding DNA polymerase III subunit beta, with product MKFVIQKDKLAQGVQDVMKAVSSRTTIPILTGIKIVANSEGVTLTGSDSDISIESFIPIEEKGKINVEVQTPGSIVLQARFFSEIVKKLPKDTVEMEVQNHFSTIIRSGKAEFNLNGQDAQEYPHLPNVEEENVFRIPTDLLKTLIRQTGFAVSTSETRPILTGVNWKIEDGELTCIATDSHRLALRKTSIDAGHEGKYNVVIPGKSLTELSKILDDSNDLTEMVFTDNQVLFKSKNILFFSRLLDGNYPDTSRLIPDESKTDVLVQTKEFLQSIDRASLLAKEGRNNVVKLSTLEGGMLEISSNSPEIGKVIEEVQTEEISGEELKISFSAKYMMDALKALESSEIKVSFTGAMRPFLIRTPEDDTILQLILPVRTY from the coding sequence ATGAAATTTGTCATTCAAAAAGATAAACTAGCACAAGGCGTGCAAGACGTGATGAAAGCCGTATCTTCCCGAACTACTATTCCCATTCTTACCGGAATAAAAATTGTGGCCAACAGTGAAGGAGTAACGCTAACAGGAAGTGATTCCGATATTTCCATCGAATCCTTTATCCCGATTGAGGAAAAAGGAAAGATCAATGTTGAAGTTCAGACTCCAGGAAGCATTGTGCTGCAAGCCCGTTTCTTTAGCGAGATCGTAAAAAAACTGCCTAAAGACACAGTTGAGATGGAAGTTCAGAATCATTTTTCAACGATTATCCGTTCTGGAAAAGCTGAGTTCAACCTTAACGGTCAGGATGCTCAGGAATACCCTCATCTTCCGAATGTTGAAGAGGAGAATGTTTTCCGTATTCCAACAGATCTTTTAAAAACCTTGATCAGGCAGACTGGCTTTGCTGTATCGACCTCTGAAACGAGACCGATTTTGACAGGCGTCAATTGGAAAATTGAAGATGGAGAGCTTACCTGCATCGCGACAGACAGCCACCGTCTTGCATTGAGAAAAACAAGCATTGATGCAGGCCATGAAGGAAAATACAATGTGGTGATTCCGGGGAAAAGTTTAACAGAGCTAAGCAAGATACTGGATGATTCCAATGATTTGACGGAAATGGTGTTCACAGATAACCAGGTTTTGTTTAAATCGAAAAATATTCTGTTTTTCTCAAGACTCTTAGATGGCAACTACCCGGATACATCCCGTCTGATCCCCGATGAAAGCAAAACGGATGTACTTGTTCAGACAAAAGAATTTCTTCAATCCATCGACCGTGCTTCGCTTCTTGCAAAAGAAGGCCGGAACAATGTCGTGAAACTGTCGACTTTAGAAGGCGGCATGCTCGAGATCTCTTCTAACTCTCCAGAAATCGGAAAGGTTATAGAAGAAGTACAAACAGAAGAAATTTCCGGAGAGGAATTAAAAATTTCTTTCAGCGCAAAATATATGATGGATGCTTTAAAAGCACTGGAAAGCAGCGAAATCAAAGTAAGCTTTACAGGTGCAATGAGACCGTTCCTGATCCGTACGCCAGAGGATGATACTATTCTTCAGCTGATTCTTCCGGTTCGTACGTATTAA
- the yaaA gene encoding S4 domain-containing protein YaaA, whose translation MSEKQHIQIDTEFITLGQFLKLADVIQSGGMVKWFLSEHEVFVNGESENRRGKKLRHQDTVEVPGVGSFVVISTHE comes from the coding sequence ATGAGTGAAAAGCAGCACATTCAAATCGATACGGAATTTATTACGTTAGGACAATTTCTGAAGCTTGCGGATGTGATCCAGTCCGGAGGGATGGTGAAATGGTTTTTGAGCGAGCACGAAGTTTTTGTGAACGGTGAATCGGAAAACCGCCGCGGCAAGAAGCTGAGACACCAGGATACAGTCGAGGTTCCCGGGGTTGGATCGTTTGTTGTAATCAGCACGCATGAATAG
- the recF gene encoding DNA replication/repair protein RecF, giving the protein MHIQELKLRNYRNYPELTVSFENKVNVIIGENAQGKTNMMEAIYVLAMAKSHRTSNDKDLIRWDEEYAKIEGRVVKANGAIPMQLVLSKKGKKAKINHLEQQKLSQYIGAVNVIMFAPEDLNLVKGSPQVRRRFVDMEIGQVSAVYLHDLSHYQKILQQRNHYLKQLQIRKQHDRTMLEVLTEQLSEAAAKLYRRRKLFIDQLEKWAQPIHSGISRGLETLTIQYKSSTEVSEDADLSKMIEVYLEKFDKIKEREIERGTTLAGPHRDDLLFFVNGRDVQTFGSQGQQRTTALSLKLAEIELIHEEIGEYPILLLDDVLSELDDYRQSHLLNTIQGRVQTFVTTTSVEGIDHQTLKEAASYRVSSGELDPNESR; this is encoded by the coding sequence ATGCATATACAAGAGCTGAAGCTAAGAAATTATCGTAATTATCCGGAACTGACGGTTTCTTTTGAAAATAAAGTGAACGTCATTATCGGAGAAAACGCTCAGGGAAAAACAAACATGATGGAAGCGATTTATGTCCTGGCTATGGCAAAATCCCACCGTACCTCCAATGATAAAGATCTTATCCGCTGGGATGAAGAATATGCTAAAATAGAGGGAAGGGTCGTAAAAGCTAACGGAGCTATTCCCATGCAGCTTGTCCTTTCCAAAAAAGGAAAAAAAGCGAAAATTAATCATCTGGAACAGCAGAAGCTAAGCCAGTATATTGGGGCAGTCAATGTTATTATGTTCGCTCCCGAAGATCTGAACCTTGTTAAGGGAAGCCCCCAGGTAAGGAGAAGGTTTGTCGATATGGAGATCGGACAGGTTTCGGCTGTCTATTTGCATGACCTGAGCCACTATCAGAAAATCCTTCAGCAGCGGAATCATTACTTAAAGCAGCTGCAAATCAGGAAACAGCATGACCGGACGATGCTTGAGGTTTTGACAGAGCAGCTGAGCGAAGCAGCTGCCAAGCTGTACCGAAGACGGAAATTGTTTATTGATCAGCTGGAGAAATGGGCCCAGCCCATCCATTCAGGCATCTCGAGAGGTCTTGAAACGCTGACTATCCAATATAAATCCTCCACTGAGGTATCAGAAGATGCGGATTTGTCGAAAATGATAGAAGTATACTTGGAAAAGTTTGATAAAATAAAAGAACGAGAAATCGAGCGTGGAACGACACTTGCCGGACCGCATAGGGATGACCTGCTGTTTTTTGTTAATGGACGTGATGTTCAAACATTTGGCTCACAAGGCCAGCAGCGGACGACGGCTCTTTCTTTAAAGCTTGCAGAAATTGAATTGATACACGAAGAAATTGGAGAATATCCGATTTTACTTTTGGATGATGTGCTTTCTGAACTGGATGATTACCGGCAATCCCACCTTTTGAACACGATTCAGGGAAGGGTCCAGACATTCGTAACAACGACGAGTGTAGAAGGAATTGATCATCAGACATTAAAAGAAGCAGCTTCCTACCGGGTATCTTCTGGTGAGCTGGATCCAAACGAATCGAGGTGA
- a CDS encoding extracellular matrix/biofilm biosynthesis regulator RemA family protein, which yields MYIHLGDDFVVPSKDVIFIMDYPSSKTSDIVSEFLEKQKEKVIQLSEGDAKSIVVTEKHIYFSPLSSSTLKKRAHIAFDIDSTRKISIMAP from the coding sequence ATGTATATCCATTTAGGAGATGACTTTGTCGTGCCATCCAAAGATGTCATTTTTATTATGGATTACCCCTCATCCAAGACATCTGATATTGTGTCCGAGTTTTTGGAAAAGCAGAAGGAGAAAGTGATTCAGCTTTCCGAGGGAGATGCGAAATCGATCGTTGTAACAGAAAAACATATTTATTTTTCTCCCCTGTCATCAAGCACACTCAAAAAAAGAGCGCATATCGCGTTTGATATAGATTCCACCCGAAAAATCAGCATAATGGCACCATAA
- the gyrB gene encoding DNA topoisomerase (ATP-hydrolyzing) subunit B: MEQKQMEQQAYDENQIQVLEGLEAVRKRPGMYIGSTSARGLHHLVWEIVDNSIDEALAGHCDEINVIIEEDNSITVTDNGRGIPVGIHEKMGRPAVEVIMTVLHAGGKFGGGGYKVSGGLHGVGASVVNALSTLLEVKVHRDGKIHYQRFERGVPQGDLEIIGETDKTGTIIHFVPDDEIFTETTEYDYETLANRLRELAFLNRGINIVIEDKRENKRKNEYHYEGGIKSYVEHLNRTKEVIHEEPVYLEGEKDGITIEIALQYNEGYTTSIYSFANNIHTYEGGTHEAGFKTALTRVINDYARKQNVFKDNDANLSGEDVREGITAIVSIKHPDPQFEGQTKTKLGNSEARTVTDSLFDQGFETFLLENPQVAKKIVEKGLMAARARMAAKKARELTRRKSALEISNLPGKLADCSSKDPSISELYVVEGDSAGGSAKQGRSRHFQAILPLRGKIINVEKARLDKILSNNEIRTIITALGTGIGEDFDIAKARYHKIVIMTDADVDGAHIRTLLLTFFYRYMREIIESGYIYIAQPPLYKIQQGKRIEYAYNDRELERILGELPQNPKPGIQRYKGLGEMNPEQLWETTMDPDTRTLLQVNLQDAIEADETFDILMGDKVEPRRNFIEENARYVKNLDI; this comes from the coding sequence ATGGAACAAAAACAAATGGAACAACAAGCATATGATGAAAACCAGATACAAGTACTTGAAGGCCTTGAAGCGGTTCGTAAGCGTCCCGGAATGTACATCGGTTCGACAAGCGCCAGAGGCTTGCACCACTTAGTCTGGGAAATTGTTGATAATAGTATTGATGAAGCACTCGCTGGTCACTGTGATGAAATTAACGTCATTATTGAAGAGGACAACAGCATTACCGTAACCGATAACGGCCGCGGAATTCCGGTCGGAATCCATGAAAAAATGGGACGGCCGGCTGTTGAAGTCATCATGACCGTACTCCATGCCGGAGGTAAATTCGGCGGCGGAGGCTATAAGGTTTCCGGAGGTCTTCACGGTGTTGGTGCATCTGTTGTTAATGCCCTTTCCACTTTGCTTGAAGTCAAAGTCCACCGTGATGGGAAAATCCACTACCAGCGCTTCGAGCGCGGTGTACCTCAGGGCGATCTTGAGATTATTGGGGAAACCGACAAAACAGGAACCATTATTCACTTTGTGCCTGATGATGAAATATTCACGGAAACGACAGAGTATGACTATGAAACACTGGCAAACCGTTTAAGAGAGCTTGCGTTCCTTAACCGCGGCATCAACATTGTCATTGAAGACAAGCGCGAGAATAAACGCAAAAATGAATATCACTATGAGGGCGGAATTAAATCCTATGTAGAGCATTTAAACCGGACAAAAGAAGTGATTCATGAAGAGCCTGTTTACCTTGAAGGGGAAAAAGACGGGATTACGATTGAAATTGCCCTTCAATACAACGAAGGCTATACAACGAGCATTTATTCGTTTGCTAATAACATTCATACGTACGAGGGCGGGACGCATGAGGCAGGGTTCAAGACAGCCCTTACCCGTGTAATCAACGATTATGCCCGCAAACAAAATGTGTTCAAGGACAATGATGCGAACCTGAGCGGTGAAGATGTCCGGGAAGGAATTACCGCAATCGTCAGCATTAAGCATCCTGATCCGCAATTTGAAGGACAAACAAAAACGAAGCTTGGAAATTCCGAAGCGCGTACCGTAACGGATTCACTTTTCGACCAGGGCTTCGAAACCTTCCTGCTTGAAAATCCGCAGGTTGCGAAAAAAATCGTAGAAAAAGGTCTGATGGCCGCACGTGCCAGAATGGCTGCCAAAAAGGCGAGAGAACTGACACGCCGCAAAAGTGCGCTTGAGATCTCCAACCTTCCGGGAAAACTTGCGGATTGTTCTTCTAAAGATCCATCCATCAGCGAACTGTATGTCGTGGAGGGAGATTCTGCCGGAGGCTCCGCGAAGCAAGGACGCAGCCGTCATTTCCAGGCAATCCTGCCGCTCCGCGGAAAAATCATCAACGTGGAAAAAGCGCGTCTTGATAAAATTCTATCCAACAATGAGATCCGCACGATCATTACCGCTCTTGGAACGGGAATCGGCGAGGATTTTGATATTGCAAAAGCAAGATATCATAAAATTGTCATCATGACAGATGCCGATGTCGATGGAGCGCATATCCGCACATTGCTTCTGACATTCTTCTACCGGTATATGCGTGAAATTATTGAAAGTGGCTACATCTACATTGCCCAGCCGCCGCTTTACAAAATTCAGCAGGGCAAGCGGATCGAGTATGCATACAACGACCGTGAGCTCGAGCGCATTCTTGGAGAATTACCGCAAAATCCGAAACCAGGCATTCAGCGCTACAAAGGTCTTGGAGAGATGAACCCTGAGCAGCTATGGGAAACAACGATGGATCCAGATACTAGAACCCTTCTGCAGGTCAACCTTCAGGATGCCATTGAAGCGGACGAAACGTTTGATATCCTTATGGGTGACAAGGTAGAGCCGCGCCGGAACTTTATTGAAGAAAATGCCCGGTATGTTAAAAATCTTGATATTTAA
- a CDS encoding ABC transporter substrate-binding protein — protein sequence MLRKRLMYSVFLLIGMGLLTSCQAENTSSAGKVKLELFSNKSENVKTFEGLIAEFEKKNPAIDIQLNAPPEADTVLKTRLVKEDMPDMLAIGGNGSYGELANAGIFYDFSKTDLLNQVKPSYLEMINTLSNEQSGTYGIPYSTNANVVIYNKEKFQKYGFDAPKTWSEFTEQLEKVKQAGDVPIYFTLKDAWTGMIPWNSIAGNLQGENFAEKKRKGEASFEKNYSEVADKMLTLLEYGHKNNYGYGYADGNKAFANGDGVFYLQGNWAIPEIQKINPELELGVFPLPVTDQPDQNNLVSGVDVLLTMNKDIEHPEEAKKFLAFMLEEKQSKRYIEEQKAFSALEGVIQEDPVMEGIQDSFKNEQLTGFPDHSYPRAIRPEGIIQEFLISKNKEAFLRKMDREWDKVQNRY from the coding sequence ATGTTAAGAAAACGATTGATGTACAGTGTTTTTCTACTCATCGGTATGGGTTTGCTTACTTCATGCCAGGCTGAGAATACTTCGTCTGCCGGGAAAGTGAAGCTTGAGCTGTTTTCCAATAAATCTGAGAATGTCAAAACCTTTGAAGGCCTCATCGCTGAATTTGAAAAGAAAAATCCAGCGATTGATATTCAGCTTAATGCACCTCCTGAAGCAGACACAGTCCTTAAAACCAGACTCGTGAAAGAGGACATGCCGGACATGCTTGCCATTGGTGGAAACGGATCCTACGGAGAATTGGCAAACGCAGGAATCTTTTATGATTTTTCCAAAACAGACCTTCTCAATCAAGTGAAGCCTTCCTATTTAGAAATGATTAATACTCTTTCCAATGAACAGAGCGGTACATACGGTATTCCCTATTCAACCAATGCGAACGTAGTGATTTACAACAAAGAAAAATTCCAAAAGTACGGATTTGACGCTCCCAAAACATGGAGTGAATTTACAGAACAGCTGGAGAAAGTGAAGCAGGCCGGCGATGTACCGATTTACTTCACTCTCAAAGATGCCTGGACAGGGATGATTCCGTGGAATTCAATTGCAGGAAATCTGCAGGGTGAAAACTTTGCGGAGAAAAAACGAAAAGGGGAAGCAAGCTTTGAAAAAAACTATTCTGAAGTGGCGGATAAGATGCTGACTCTCTTGGAATATGGCCATAAGAATAATTACGGATACGGCTATGCAGATGGGAACAAAGCATTTGCAAATGGCGACGGTGTATTTTATCTGCAGGGAAACTGGGCAATCCCGGAAATACAGAAAATTAATCCGGAACTGGAGCTTGGGGTTTTTCCGCTCCCGGTAACAGATCAGCCTGATCAAAACAATCTTGTATCAGGAGTCGACGTACTTTTGACAATGAATAAAGACATCGAACATCCGGAAGAAGCTAAGAAGTTCTTAGCCTTTATGCTGGAGGAGAAGCAATCCAAACGGTATATCGAAGAACAAAAAGCCTTTTCTGCACTTGAAGGAGTGATTCAGGAGGACCCCGTGATGGAAGGAATCCAGGATAGTTTTAAAAACGAGCAGTTAACCGGCTTCCCTGACCATTCCTATCCGAGAGCAATACGTCCAGAGGGGATCATTCAGGAATTTTTAATCAGCAAAAACAAAGAGGCTTTTTTACGAAAAATGGACCGGGAATGGGATAAGGTTCAAAATCGCTACTAA
- a CDS encoding sugar ABC transporter permease, producing the protein MKSRQRAFMLMTIPALILFFIFHTYPALQGIYYSFTDYKGYGEWNFVGLKNYFNVFQDERALQAYGFTFKFAIIATILVNIFSLVIAIGLNSKIKFSKTLRAVYFLPNILSILIVGYIFNFIFTFFIPDIAQALGINALAENILGKPDAAWIGIIVVSVWQGVAFNTILYLAGLVTIPEELYEAASIDGAGTWKKFWSITFPLIAPFFTINMVLAMKNFLMVFDHIMAMTGGGPGTSTESISLLIFRGGFEGGEFAYQSANAVIYFLVIVIISVVQLRYLQRREVEL; encoded by the coding sequence ATGAAATCAAGACAACGGGCTTTCATGCTCATGACCATTCCTGCGCTTATTCTCTTTTTCATTTTTCATACATATCCGGCGCTGCAGGGAATCTATTACAGCTTTACCGACTATAAAGGCTACGGCGAATGGAATTTTGTCGGACTGAAAAACTATTTTAATGTTTTTCAGGATGAGCGGGCACTTCAGGCCTATGGATTTACGTTCAAATTTGCAATTATCGCGACAATATTAGTTAATATCTTCAGTTTGGTTATTGCCATCGGACTAAATTCAAAAATCAAATTTTCAAAGACGCTACGGGCTGTCTATTTTCTTCCGAATATCCTCAGTATTTTGATCGTTGGGTACATTTTCAACTTCATTTTCACCTTTTTTATTCCGGATATTGCTCAAGCGCTTGGCATCAATGCCCTTGCAGAAAATATCCTTGGAAAGCCTGATGCTGCCTGGATTGGGATTATCGTGGTGTCCGTATGGCAAGGCGTTGCTTTTAACACCATCCTTTATCTGGCCGGTCTCGTCACGATCCCGGAGGAGCTGTATGAAGCAGCAAGCATTGATGGAGCAGGGACCTGGAAAAAGTTCTGGAGCATTACGTTTCCTCTGATTGCACCATTCTTCACGATCAACATGGTGCTCGCAATGAAAAACTTCCTGATGGTGTTTGACCATATTATGGCGATGACAGGCGGAGGCCCGGGTACATCAACGGAATCGATTTCTTTATTGATTTTCCGCGGCGGCTTTGAGGGCGGAGAATTCGCCTATCAGTCTGCCAATGCCGTCATCTATTTCTTGGTCATTGTGATTATTTCTGTAGTTCAGCTGCGCTATCTTCAAAGAAGAGAGGTGGAACTGTGA
- a CDS encoding carbohydrate ABC transporter permease, with the protein MKKGKTNWLITGLLIAGSLLILFPLYLAVTISFKTPEEMGKSLLALPEQWNFSNYAQAIELTNFFQAMGNSLFITIFVVVLTLLTNSMVAYAIARNMHKKFYKFIFYYLVSAMFIPFPIIMLPIVKQTAQWNLDNLVGLIFLYVVYGLAFNVFLYVGYIKSIPAELEEAAIVDGASTWVVFWKVIFPLLMPMNATVGILTTLWAWNDFMLPLVIISDRELSTLPLVQFVFQGQFSTDYNLAFSSYLMALAPMILVYIIAQKWIISGVTKGAIK; encoded by the coding sequence ATGAAAAAAGGCAAAACAAACTGGCTTATTACAGGTCTTTTAATCGCGGGTTCCCTACTGATTCTTTTTCCGCTTTATCTCGCTGTTACGATCTCATTTAAAACGCCGGAAGAGATGGGGAAATCCCTTCTCGCCCTGCCGGAGCAATGGAACTTCTCCAACTATGCCCAGGCAATCGAGCTGACAAACTTTTTTCAGGCGATGGGCAATAGCTTATTCATTACAATTTTCGTTGTTGTTCTGACTCTGCTTACGAACTCAATGGTCGCGTATGCCATTGCGCGCAATATGCACAAAAAATTTTATAAGTTTATTTTTTACTACCTGGTTAGTGCGATGTTTATTCCTTTTCCGATCATCATGCTGCCGATTGTCAAGCAGACAGCACAATGGAATCTCGATAACCTGGTTGGGTTGATTTTTCTTTATGTTGTATACGGATTGGCTTTCAACGTGTTTTTGTATGTAGGGTATATCAAGTCTATACCAGCAGAATTGGAAGAAGCAGCGATTGTGGATGGAGCGAGTACATGGGTGGTTTTCTGGAAGGTCATCTTCCCTCTGCTTATGCCGATGAACGCAACAGTCGGCATATTGACGACTCTGTGGGCCTGGAACGACTTTATGCTGCCGCTCGTCATCATCAGCGACAGGGAGCTCTCCACTCTGCCGCTCGTGCAATTCGTCTTCCAGGGACAGTTCAGCACCGATTATAATTTAGCCTTCTCTTCTTACTTGATGGCATTAGCTCCAATGATTCTTGTCTATATCATTGCGCAAAAATGGATTATCAGCGGAGTTACGAAGGGTGCAATAAAGTAA
- a CDS encoding copper amine oxidase, with amino-acid sequence MKMKRTWLAVPLSIALLVPAAGVASAHEGHSMNHSGNMKMSTEVSNPAIDLRAQLDAILSEHAYLAVVAMQKGIDGKEDFDEAAAQLNENTDALSTAVGSVYGEEAGNAFKEIWGSHIGYFVDYVKATAAKDEDGKMKAKKDLDEYRVEQAQFLDKATGGRLKAKDLEEGLKMHVTELITAFDSYTEKDYDTTYSTVRESIKHMYGVGKGLSWAITDQFPDKFEKKSVDTPAANLRADLNYLFSEHAALAALAMQKGIDGTEDFDEAAAALNENTNDLSAAVASVYGNEGGEQYKKIWNSHIGYLVDYVKATGAKDEKAKEMALKELDEYRAEQAKFLDTATEGRLKAADLEKGLEMHIDQLLNAFNSYNEKDYEMAYDSIHEAYNHMFGVGLGVSGAIVDQYPDKFMSSMPTEMPKTGMGGTSDSGNSSLIWMSVSGFILALAAIATIVRKRRLN; translated from the coding sequence ATGAAAATGAAAAGAACATGGTTGGCTGTACCTCTAAGCATCGCACTATTAGTACCAGCAGCGGGTGTTGCTTCAGCCCATGAAGGACATTCAATGAATCATTCCGGCAATATGAAAATGTCAACCGAAGTCTCTAATCCTGCAATCGACTTACGAGCACAGCTTGATGCTATTCTTTCAGAACATGCATACTTGGCTGTCGTAGCGATGCAAAAAGGCATTGACGGAAAAGAAGATTTCGATGAGGCAGCTGCTCAGCTGAATGAGAATACGGATGCTCTATCAACGGCAGTCGGTTCCGTTTACGGTGAAGAAGCAGGCAATGCGTTCAAGGAGATCTGGGGCAGCCACATCGGCTACTTCGTAGATTATGTCAAAGCAACCGCTGCAAAAGATGAAGATGGCAAAATGAAGGCAAAAAAAGATCTTGATGAATATCGTGTTGAACAAGCCCAATTTTTAGATAAAGCAACAGGAGGCCGTTTAAAAGCGAAAGATCTTGAAGAAGGCCTAAAAATGCACGTAACTGAATTAATTACAGCATTTGATAGCTATACAGAAAAAGACTATGATACAACTTACAGCACAGTTAGAGAATCCATTAAGCATATGTATGGAGTAGGAAAAGGCCTTTCTTGGGCGATTACAGATCAATTCCCTGATAAATTCGAGAAAAAATCTGTTGATACTCCTGCAGCCAATCTCAGAGCTGATTTAAACTACCTGTTCTCCGAGCATGCCGCTCTTGCAGCCTTAGCGATGCAAAAAGGAATTGACGGGACAGAAGACTTTGATGAGGCTGCCGCTGCCCTTAACGAAAATACAAATGATTTATCAGCTGCTGTTGCATCCGTATACGGAAATGAAGGCGGAGAGCAGTATAAAAAAATCTGGAACAGCCACATTGGCTATCTTGTAGACTATGTGAAGGCTACAGGTGCGAAGGATGAAAAAGCAAAAGAAATGGCGTTAAAGGAGCTGGATGAATATCGTGCAGAACAAGCAAAATTCCTGGATACAGCAACAGAAGGCAGATTAAAAGCAGCGGATCTGGAAAAAGGTTTGGAAATGCATATTGATCAATTGCTAAACGCTTTTAACAGCTATAATGAAAAAGACTACGAGATGGCTTATGACAGCATCCATGAAGCCTATAATCATATGTTTGGTGTAGGTCTTGGTGTTTCAGGAGCAATCGTAGATCAATACCCTGATAAGTTTATGAGCAGCATGCCTACCGAAATGCCAAAAACAGGTATGGGCGGAACATCCGATTCAGGAAATTCTTCATTGATTTGGATGAGTGTTTCAGGATTCATTCTGGCCCTTGCTGCTATTGCAACAATTGTTCGAAAAAGAAGATTGAACTAA